One window of the Chitinophaga niabensis genome contains the following:
- a CDS encoding AAA family ATPase gives MKILIFGASGVGSTTQGKDLSAALNISYFDTDDYFWETPFTIKRLPERRNNMLKADIDKLENFIIGGSLVSWGEEWTTIFDYAVFLYLPPEIRLERLRKREFERYGDVIYTNPERKKEYEEFMDWAASYDTDTPRRSLAVHEAWMKELTCPVLTIKEDLSVESRRERIQVFIR, from the coding sequence ATGAAAATACTCATCTTCGGCGCATCAGGTGTAGGTTCTACCACACAAGGCAAAGACCTCTCCGCTGCGCTGAACATCTCCTATTTTGATACAGACGATTACTTCTGGGAAACGCCCTTTACAATTAAGCGCCTCCCTGAAAGAAGGAACAACATGCTAAAGGCAGATATAGACAAACTCGAAAATTTCATCATAGGCGGTTCCCTTGTAAGCTGGGGAGAAGAATGGACAACCATTTTCGATTACGCTGTTTTTCTGTATCTCCCTCCGGAGATCAGACTGGAGAGATTAAGAAAGAGAGAATTCGAAAGATATGGAGATGTTATTTACACAAATCCTGAAAGAAAAAAGGAATACGAAGAGTTCATGGACTGGGCAGCCAGTTATGATACGGATACGCCGAGAAGAAGTCTTGCCGTACATGAAGCATGGATGAAGGAACTAACCTGCCCTGTACTTACCATTAAAGAAGATCTCTCTGTAGAAAGCAGGAGAGAAAGGATTCAGGTATTTATACGCTAG
- a CDS encoding aminoglycoside 6-adenylyltransferase, with protein sequence MRTETQILQEVTTWAQNTPAIRVILLTSSRANGVADLLSDYDIEFVVSDLPEFLKDDTWLKTFGHPVSVVVENEEAFDGENAMRMVFYDDYIKIDFKLYAIDKFMEQVNKPDLQEDWDVGYKILLDKDGLTKGMKQPTGKSVTIAKPTEQEFQYFINDAWFCMPYIAKCLWRDQLFYAKYVGDSIMRFEDFQKIIEWYIGMQHNWQLNPNKYGRLFKQYLEPDLWKRIEATFTGADIEDNWRALFAYAEVVRELGTAIAAELNYTYPKELDETITAYLHKIKHLDKNARI encoded by the coding sequence ATGAGAACGGAAACACAGATATTACAAGAAGTAACCACCTGGGCCCAAAACACCCCCGCCATCCGCGTCATCCTCCTCACCAGCTCCCGCGCGAATGGTGTCGCAGACCTCTTATCAGACTATGATATAGAATTCGTAGTGAGTGACCTGCCTGAATTCCTCAAAGATGATACCTGGTTGAAAACTTTCGGCCATCCCGTATCCGTAGTTGTTGAGAACGAAGAAGCCTTTGATGGAGAAAACGCCATGCGCATGGTCTTCTATGACGATTACATAAAGATAGATTTCAAACTCTACGCCATAGATAAATTCATGGAACAGGTCAATAAGCCAGACCTGCAGGAAGATTGGGACGTAGGATACAAAATACTGCTGGATAAAGACGGCCTCACCAAAGGAATGAAACAACCAACCGGCAAATCCGTCACCATCGCAAAACCAACAGAGCAGGAATTCCAGTATTTCATAAATGATGCCTGGTTCTGCATGCCCTATATCGCCAAATGCCTCTGGCGGGATCAACTGTTCTATGCCAAATATGTAGGGGATAGCATTATGCGCTTTGAAGATTTTCAGAAGATCATTGAATGGTACATTGGTATGCAGCACAACTGGCAGCTCAATCCCAACAAGTATGGCCGGCTGTTCAAGCAATACCTCGAACCGGATCTCTGGAAAAGGATAGAAGCTACCTTTACGGGAGCAGATATAGAAGATAACTGGAGGGCTTTGTTTGCTTATGCGGAAGTAGTAAGGGAATTAGGCACAGCCATCGCGGCAGAGCTAAATTATACTTACCCGAAGGAACTGGATGAAACGATAACAGCTTATCTACATAAAATCAAACACCTCGATAAAAACGCACGGATATAG